Genomic segment of Candidatus Eisenbacteria bacterium:
AACCCGCAGTAGACGGATGTTCCGGCCGGCGGATCGGCCGTATCGCAGCGCCCCTGCGGCTGCCGTGAACCTCGATGCCCGACCCGAGTTGCTCGATGCTTACCCCCTGGTTGCGAGGTCGAGGGTCTCACGCTTCGCGCGGGGGCCTTCTTTCGTCCGATCGAGAGGTCAGGCGCCGAGGGGTCTCCCCTTCTCCTTCCGCCGCACCGAGTCCAAGCCGTGTTTCTTGAAGAGATGCCACATGCTCCGCTCGCTGATCCCGAGCTTGCGCGCGGCCTTCGCCTGCACCCATCCCGTTTCCTCGAGGGCGGAGACGAGAAGGTTCTTCTCATACTCCTCCGTCCGCCGGCGGAACGACGAGAAATCCTCACCGGTCCCCTCGTCGGATTCCGCCGCCTCGCGAATCGCGGCGGGAAGATCCTGGGGCCGGACCACGGCGCCGTCCCCGACGACCACCGCTCTCTCGATCGCGTTCTCCAGCTCGCGGATGTTGCCGGGCCAGCGGTAGCGAAGAAGAAGGTCGAGCGCCTTTCGGGAGATCCTCTTCGGCGGAAGCCCGTTCATGCGGCAGTAATGGTCGATGAAGTACTCGACGAGAGGCTCGATGTCCTCGACCCGCTCACGGAGCGGCGGGATCCGGATCGTGATCACGTTCAGGCGGTAGTAGAGGTCCTCCCGAAAGCGCTTCTCGCGGATCTCCCGATCGAGGTCCTTGTTCGTGGCCGCGATCACGCGAACCCGGACGCGGATCGGGCGCGTCCCCCCCACCCGTTCGAACTCCCTCTCCTGCAGGATCCGGAGGACCTTCGACTGCGTGAGGAGGCTCATGTCGCCGATCTCGTCGAGGAAGATCGTGCCGCCGTCGGCGAGCTCGAACTTCCCGATCCGCTTGTCCACGTTCGTCGCGATGTTCTTTTCGATCCCGAAGAGCTCGCTCTCGAGGAGGGTCTCGGGGATCGCCGCGCAGTTCACCTTCACGAACGGCTTCTTGAGCCGAACGCTTTCGTGATGAACCATTGATGCGATGAGCTCCTTGCCGGTCCCGCTCTCCCCGACGATGAGGACCGAAGAGTTCACGTTGAGGACCTTGCGCGCGTTTCGAAGAACCTCGAAAATCCCTCGCGAGCGCCCGATGACCGGGCGCGCGAAGTTGCGCGCCTCCTCCCTCTCCTCGGCGGCGCGATCGGACGCGGCGCCCCCGAGCCACCCGTTTCTCCAGCACGCGAGCTCGATGAGGTAGAGGAGCGACGGAAGATCCTTCTCCGGAACGACCGTGACGCTGCGGAGGAGATCCTCGTCCGGACTCCGGCCCGCGGTCTTGCGGATCCAGACGAGCGGGAGATCTCCCAGGCGCCGATTCCTCCAGCTCTGAAAGAACGGGTCCTCGAACAGGTCGCCGAGAACGACCACAAGGCTCGGGGTCGGGCGGGGGAGCACCTGCGGGAGCCGCTCCGGCTCCTCCGCCAGGCTGAAGCGGAGAGGGATGCGGGAGCGTTTCTCGACAAGCAGGCGGACTCTCTCCGCGCCCTCGCCGCAGATCAGGATTTGGGGAGTGCTCACCATGATGCTCCGATGCCCTTCGCATGAGGCATCCGCCGGAACCGCAGGATCTTACGATGGGGAGCTCGCGACCACGATCGGGTATCTCGCAGCGTTTCGCATATAGTATAAGGGGTTCCGGCCGGGATTGTCAACGAAGCACGCGGGCGGGTCGCGGCGGCTCGGGCAAGAGGGTCCATCGGGCGCGGCGGTTGACACCCCCCTCGG
This window contains:
- a CDS encoding sigma 54-interacting transcriptional regulator, with the protein product MVSTPQILICGEGAERVRLLVEKRSRIPLRFSLAEEPERLPQVLPRPTPSLVVVLGDLFEDPFFQSWRNRRLGDLPLVWIRKTAGRSPDEDLLRSVTVVPEKDLPSLLYLIELACWRNGWLGGAASDRAAEEREEARNFARPVIGRSRGIFEVLRNARKVLNVNSSVLIVGESGTGKELIASMVHHESVRLKKPFVKVNCAAIPETLLESELFGIEKNIATNVDKRIGKFELADGGTIFLDEIGDMSLLTQSKVLRILQEREFERVGGTRPIRVRVRVIAATNKDLDREIREKRFREDLYYRLNVITIRIPPLRERVEDIEPLVEYFIDHYCRMNGLPPKRISRKALDLLLRYRWPGNIRELENAIERAVVVGDGAVVRPQDLPAAIREAAESDEGTGEDFSSFRRRTEEYEKNLLVSALEETGWVQAKAARKLGISERSMWHLFKKHGLDSVRRKEKGRPLGA